A genomic region of Ignavibacteria bacterium contains the following coding sequences:
- a CDS encoding glycosidase, protein MSNSKVELFKKYKDNPIITIQNIPYKSNSVFNAGAVKFGDETILLMRIEDMRGISHLTIARSKNGVDNWRIDRKPTLQPEPEKFPEEIWGIEDPRITFLEELNKYAITYTAYSHGGPLVSLALTEDFEKFEKVGAILPPEDKDAALFPVKFNNRWAMIHRPIISTPYSAAHIWISFSPDLFHWGEHRILIRARDGAWWDANKIGLSPPPILIPEGWLILYHGVKKTAGGSIYRLGLALLDKENPTKVLRRSDEWIFGPREFYEREGDVDDVVFPCGWIVEGDEVRLYYGAADTSIALAFANLNELREYILNCPEAEEAKRWG, encoded by the coding sequence ATGAGTAATTCAAAAGTTGAATTATTCAAGAAATATAAAGATAATCCAATTATTACGATTCAAAATATACCTTACAAATCAAACTCAGTCTTTAATGCTGGTGCAGTAAAATTTGGTGATGAGACAATTCTCTTGATGCGTATAGAGGATATGAGAGGAATATCTCATCTAACAATCGCAAGGAGTAAAAATGGAGTTGATAACTGGAGAATTGATAGAAAACCAACTTTGCAACCAGAACCAGAAAAATTTCCTGAAGAAATATGGGGGATTGAAGATCCAAGGATAACTTTTCTAGAAGAACTAAATAAATATGCAATCACTTACACTGCTTATTCTCACGGGGGACCACTTGTCTCGTTAGCACTGACTGAAGATTTTGAAAAATTTGAAAAAGTGGGCGCTATACTTCCACCCGAAGATAAAGATGCAGCACTTTTCCCTGTTAAGTTTAATAATCGCTGGGCAATGATACACAGGCCTATAATTTCAACTCCTTATTCTGCGGCTCACATTTGGATATCTTTTTCACCTGATTTGTTTCATTGGGGTGAACATAGAATCTTAATTCGTGCTCGAGATGGTGCATGGTGGGATGCCAATAAAATTGGTCTTTCTCCTCCGCCAATTTTAATTCCCGAAGGATGGTTGATACTATATCATGGTGTTAAGAAAACAGCTGGCGGTTCAATTTATAGGCTTGGTCTGGCTTTGCTTGATAAAGAAAATCCTACAAAAGTCCTGCGAAGAAGTGATGAATGGATTTTTGGTCCTCGCGAATTTTATGAGAGAGAAGGTGATGTTGATGACGTTGTTTTCCCTTGCGGTTGGATTGTTGAAGGAGATGAAGTCAGATTGTATTACGGTGCAGCGGATACTTCAATTGCACTTGCGTTTGCTAATCTAAATGAATTGAGAGAATATATTCTGAATTGCCCTGAAGCTGAAGAAGCTAAAAGATGGGGCTGA